From Klebsiella electrica, the proteins below share one genomic window:
- the folD gene encoding bifunctional methylenetetrahydrofolate dehydrogenase/methenyltetrahydrofolate cyclohydrolase FolD codes for MAAKIIDGKTIAQQVRSEVAEKVKARTAAGKRAPGLAVVLVGSNPASQIYVGSKRKACEEVGFVSRSYDLPETTSEAELLELIDTLNADTTIDGILVQLPLPAGIDNVKVLERIAPDKDVDGFHPYNVGRLCQRAPRLRPCTPRGIVTLLERYNIDTYGLNAVVIGASNIVGRPMSMELLLAGCTTTVTHRFTKNLRHHVENADLLIVAVGKPGFIPGEWIKEGAIVVDVGINRLENGKVVGDVVYEDAAARASYITPVPGGVGPMTVATLIQNTLQACEEYHDIQEA; via the coding sequence ATGGCAGCAAAAATTATTGACGGTAAAACGATTGCGCAGCAGGTACGCTCTGAGGTTGCGGAAAAAGTGAAGGCCCGTACTGCGGCCGGAAAACGCGCCCCAGGGTTAGCCGTCGTACTGGTCGGCAGCAACCCGGCGTCGCAGATTTATGTCGGCAGCAAGCGCAAAGCGTGTGAAGAGGTGGGATTTGTCTCCCGCTCATACGATCTCCCGGAAACCACCAGCGAGGCGGAATTACTGGAGCTGATTGATACGCTGAATGCCGATACCACTATCGACGGTATTCTGGTACAGCTGCCGCTGCCTGCCGGAATTGATAACGTGAAAGTGCTGGAGCGTATCGCCCCGGACAAAGATGTTGACGGTTTCCACCCCTATAACGTCGGCCGTCTGTGCCAGCGCGCCCCGCGCCTGCGCCCGTGTACGCCGCGCGGAATCGTCACCCTGCTTGAGCGTTACAATATCGACACCTACGGCCTGAATGCCGTGGTTATCGGTGCATCGAACATCGTGGGCCGTCCGATGAGCATGGAGCTGCTGCTGGCGGGCTGCACCACCACCGTCACCCACCGCTTTACCAAAAACCTGCGTCATCACGTCGAAAACGCCGACCTGCTGATCGTCGCGGTGGGTAAACCGGGCTTTATTCCGGGCGAATGGATTAAAGAAGGCGCTATCGTGGTGGATGTCGGTATTAACCGTCTGGAAAACGGCAAAGTGGTTGGCGATGTCGTCTATGAAGATGCCGCCGCACGCGCGTCATACATCACACCGGTGCCCGGCGGCGTCGGCCCGATGACCGTTGCTACGCTCATTCAAAACACGCTGCAGGCGTGCGAAGAATATCACGATATTCAGGAGGCCTGA
- the lpxH gene encoding UDP-2,3-diacylglucosamine diphosphatase, with product MATLFIADLHLQTEEPAITAGFLRFLAGEAREADALYILGDLFEAWIGDDDPNPLHQQIASAINALTQSGVPCYFVHGNRDFLVGQRFARVCGMTLLAEEKVLDLYGRRVLIMHGDTLCTDDPGYLAFRAKVHTPWIQRLFLALPLFIRRRIAARMRADSKAANSSKSLEIMDVNPQAVVEALERHQVQWLIHGHTHRPDVHPLEANGKPAFRVVLGAWHSEGSMVKVSKDDVELISFPF from the coding sequence GTGGCGACACTGTTTATTGCGGATTTACATCTGCAAACAGAAGAACCGGCGATCACCGCCGGTTTTCTGCGCTTTTTAGCCGGCGAAGCCCGCGAGGCGGATGCGCTGTATATCCTTGGCGACCTGTTTGAAGCCTGGATTGGCGATGACGATCCGAACCCGCTGCATCAGCAAATCGCCTCGGCAATCAACGCATTAACGCAATCAGGCGTGCCCTGCTATTTTGTTCACGGCAACCGCGACTTTCTCGTTGGCCAGCGCTTCGCACGCGTCTGCGGGATGACGCTGCTGGCGGAAGAAAAAGTGCTCGACCTGTACGGTCGTCGGGTCCTGATTATGCACGGCGATACGCTCTGCACCGACGATCCGGGCTATCTGGCTTTTCGCGCCAAAGTCCATACTCCGTGGATTCAGCGTCTGTTCCTTGCCCTGCCGCTGTTTATTCGCCGCCGCATCGCCGCCAGAATGCGCGCCGACAGCAAAGCGGCCAACAGCAGCAAGTCGCTGGAAATTATGGATGTCAATCCGCAGGCCGTGGTCGAGGCGCTGGAAAGGCATCAGGTACAGTGGTTGATTCACGGCCACACGCATCGCCCTGACGTCCACCCGTTAGAGGCCAACGGCAAGCCGGCGTTTCGCGTGGTCCTCGGCGCCTGGCACAGCGAAGGGTCGATGGTCAAAGTCAGCAAAGACGACGTTGAACTGATCTCCTTCCCGTTTTAA
- a CDS encoding porin, with protein sequence MAHKIKALAMTIGAALALTSFASQAEITLLKQDPQAGDPLSRLNFTVGGSIRPQFNMMTGDGDKGSYKRNGFDGGTRFRFAADYYLFDDISWISYYELGVNIPALFDWDNHYAEGANNTTRRMLYTGLKSDTWGTLTYGQQNSIYYDVVGVKTDIWDYDMIAQAPGNGINGDYDGSYRSRNMLKYKKTAGDVDLYASYLFEDNEYLPGNGLRYKRKGGGSVGADYHITKDLTWGTAWNYTRAEMRNPSSSDNKTYDQNILGTALSWKPDNWTFSFGGGWYQNFLTTKKTDVHDYFAGDAWGIEYFAGYTFPIGQYAVKTIQPYFMGDRLEYVNGRNYQRIDNGLGISFQLDYGFRVDYEHVFTSSTDNLGDMNLVRLRYDF encoded by the coding sequence ATGGCACATAAAATAAAAGCGCTGGCAATGACGATCGGCGCAGCTCTGGCGTTAACTTCTTTCGCCTCCCAGGCGGAGATTACGTTACTGAAACAGGACCCGCAGGCCGGAGATCCGCTGAGCCGCCTCAACTTTACCGTCGGTGGGAGTATTCGTCCGCAGTTCAACATGATGACCGGCGACGGCGATAAAGGCTCTTATAAGCGCAATGGTTTTGATGGCGGGACCCGTTTCCGCTTCGCCGCTGATTATTATCTGTTTGATGATATTAGCTGGATCAGCTATTACGAGCTGGGGGTCAATATTCCGGCGCTGTTTGACTGGGACAACCACTATGCGGAAGGCGCTAATAATACCACCCGTCGTATGTTATACACCGGGCTGAAGAGCGACACCTGGGGAACATTAACTTACGGCCAGCAAAACAGTATTTACTACGACGTGGTCGGGGTGAAAACCGATATCTGGGATTACGACATGATAGCCCAGGCGCCGGGTAACGGTATCAACGGCGACTACGATGGTTCGTACCGTTCCCGTAATATGTTGAAATATAAGAAAACGGCGGGTGATGTTGACCTCTATGCCTCTTATTTGTTTGAAGATAATGAATATCTGCCGGGCAATGGCCTGCGCTATAAGCGTAAAGGCGGTGGCTCCGTGGGCGCGGATTATCACATCACCAAAGATCTGACCTGGGGGACCGCGTGGAACTACACCCGTGCTGAGATGCGTAACCCGTCATCATCAGACAATAAAACCTATGATCAGAATATCCTCGGTACGGCGCTGAGCTGGAAGCCGGATAACTGGACCTTCTCCTTCGGCGGCGGTTGGTATCAGAACTTTTTGACCACCAAAAAAACCGATGTTCATGACTATTTCGCCGGCGATGCCTGGGGGATTGAGTACTTTGCCGGCTATACCTTCCCGATTGGTCAGTACGCGGTGAAAACGATTCAGCCGTACTTTATGGGGGACCGCCTGGAGTACGTCAATGGCCGCAATTATCAGCGAATTGATAACGGCCTGGGGATCAGCTTCCAGCTGGATTACGGCTTCCGCGTTGATTATGAGCACGTCTTTACGTCCAGCACCGACAACCTGGGAGATATGAACCTGGTGCGTCTGCGCTACGACTTCTAA
- the purK gene encoding 5-(carboxyamino)imidazole ribonucleotide synthase: MKQVCILGNGQLGRMLRQAGEPLGIAVWPVGLEADPEAVPFQQSVITAEIERWPETALTRELARHPAFVNRDVFPIIADRLTQKQLFDKLGLATAPWQLLADKNEWPAVFARLGELAIVKRRVGGYDGRGQWRLRENDIAQLPEENYGECIVEQGINFSAEVSLVGARAQDGSTVFYPLTRNLHQEGILRTSVAFPQANARQQDQAESMLSAIMHELNYVGVMAMECFVTADGLLINELAPRVHNSGHWTQNGASISQFELHLRAITGLPLPPPVVNSPSVMINLIGTDLNYDWLKLPLVHLHWYDKEVRPGRKVGHLNLTDSDTDRLSATLEALKPILPPEYASGIFWAQSQLA, from the coding sequence ATGAAACAGGTTTGCATCCTTGGCAACGGCCAGCTAGGCCGGATGCTACGTCAGGCCGGGGAACCGCTGGGCATCGCCGTCTGGCCAGTCGGGCTGGAAGCCGATCCTGAAGCGGTGCCGTTTCAGCAAAGCGTGATCACTGCCGAAATCGAACGCTGGCCGGAAACGGCGCTCACGCGTGAACTGGCGCGCCACCCGGCGTTTGTTAACCGCGATGTGTTCCCGATCATTGCCGACCGTCTGACGCAAAAACAGCTGTTTGATAAGCTCGGGCTCGCCACCGCGCCGTGGCAGTTGCTGGCAGATAAAAACGAGTGGCCGGCGGTATTCGCACGTCTGGGCGAGCTGGCTATCGTTAAGCGTCGCGTGGGTGGTTACGACGGTCGCGGCCAGTGGCGACTGCGCGAAAACGACATTGCGCAGTTGCCGGAAGAGAACTATGGCGAATGCATCGTTGAGCAAGGCATCAACTTTTCCGCCGAAGTGTCGCTGGTTGGCGCCCGCGCGCAGGATGGCAGCACGGTGTTCTATCCGCTCACCCGCAACCTGCACCAGGAGGGCATTCTGCGTACCAGCGTCGCCTTCCCGCAGGCCAATGCCCGCCAGCAGGACCAGGCGGAAAGCATGCTTTCCGCCATTATGCACGAGCTGAACTACGTGGGCGTGATGGCGATGGAGTGTTTTGTCACCGCTGATGGCCTGCTGATTAACGAGCTGGCGCCGCGCGTGCACAACAGCGGTCACTGGACCCAGAACGGGGCCTCGATCAGCCAGTTCGAACTGCATCTGCGGGCGATTACCGGCCTGCCGCTGCCGCCGCCGGTCGTGAACAGCCCTTCGGTGATGATCAACCTGATCGGTACCGATCTGAACTACGACTGGCTGAAGCTGCCGCTGGTGCATCTGCACTGGTACGACAAAGAGGTGCGTCCGGGACGCAAAGTGGGTCACCTTAACCTGACCGACAGCGATACCGACCGCCTGAGCGCCACGCTGGAAGCCTTAAAACCTATCCTGCCGCCAGAGTACGCCAGCGGTATCTTCTGGGCGCAATCCCAGCTGGCGTAA
- the purE gene encoding 5-(carboxyamino)imidazole ribonucleotide mutase → MSSRNNSARIAIVMGSKSDWATMQFTAEILDALNVPYHVEVVSAHRTPDKLFSFAEGAESNGYQVIIAGAGGAAHLPGMIAAKTLVPVLGVPVQSAALSGVDSLYSIVQMPRGIPVGTLAIGKAGAANAALLAAQILAVHDAELHQRLSAWRQAQTDEVLENPDPRGAA, encoded by the coding sequence ATGTCTTCCCGCAATAATTCGGCGCGTATCGCCATCGTGATGGGGTCCAAAAGCGACTGGGCTACCATGCAATTTACCGCAGAAATCCTTGATGCCCTGAACGTTCCGTACCATGTTGAAGTGGTCTCCGCACACCGGACGCCCGATAAGCTGTTTAGCTTTGCCGAAGGCGCGGAAAGCAACGGTTACCAGGTGATTATTGCCGGTGCGGGCGGCGCGGCGCATCTGCCGGGCATGATTGCGGCGAAAACCCTGGTGCCGGTGTTAGGTGTGCCGGTCCAAAGCGCGGCGTTAAGCGGCGTAGACAGTCTCTACTCTATTGTTCAGATGCCGCGCGGAATTCCCGTCGGTACGCTGGCCATCGGCAAAGCCGGCGCCGCCAACGCGGCCCTGCTGGCGGCGCAGATTCTGGCGGTGCACGACGCTGAACTGCATCAGCGCCTGAGCGCCTGGCGTCAGGCCCAGACCGATGAGGTGCTGGAGAATCCGGACCCACGGGGTGCGGCATGA
- the ybcJ gene encoding ribosome-associated protein YbcJ, with the protein MANFSLGKHPHVELCDLLKLEGWSESGAQAKIAIAEGLVKVDGAVETRKRCKIVAGQTVSFEGQSVTVTD; encoded by the coding sequence ATGGCGAATTTTTCTCTGGGCAAACACCCACACGTTGAACTGTGCGATCTGCTGAAGCTCGAAGGCTGGAGTGAGAGCGGCGCGCAGGCCAAAATAGCGATTGCCGAGGGTCTGGTGAAGGTTGACGGCGCGGTAGAAACCCGCAAACGCTGCAAAATCGTCGCCGGTCAGACGGTGAGTTTTGAAGGCCAGAGCGTGACCGTTACTGACTGA
- the mnmH gene encoding tRNA 2-selenouridine(34) synthase MnmH: MKNGTDYRTILTADTPIIDVRAPIEFRQSALPAALNLPLMNDAERAAVGTCYKRHGADAALALGHRLVNGEVREKRIAAWRDACLRYPQGYLCCARGGQRSHIVQQWLHEAGIEYPLIVGGYKALRQVAIQIIEELVQRPIVLIGGCTGNGKTQLVCSRPDGIDLEGLAHHRGSSFGRTLREQHAQATFENHLAVAMLKKAGQHRRWVLEDEGHMIGANHLPECLRERMAQSPLAVVEDPFEIRLERLREEYFDRMHHDFINAYGEEEGWQAYSEYLHHGLFAIRRRLGLQRFARLTALLDGALAAQRRGAATDAHFAWLVPLLQEYYDPMYRYQLNKKAEKIIFRGSWNDVASWLEKSFNTLPPRLAASTP; this comes from the coding sequence ATGAAAAATGGGACGGATTACCGCACCATTCTCACGGCGGACACGCCAATCATTGACGTCCGCGCCCCGATCGAATTCCGCCAAAGCGCACTTCCCGCGGCACTGAATCTGCCGCTGATGAACGACGCCGAACGTGCCGCCGTCGGCACCTGCTATAAACGCCATGGCGCGGACGCGGCCCTAGCGCTGGGCCATCGGTTAGTCAACGGCGAGGTGCGGGAAAAGCGTATCGCCGCATGGCGCGACGCCTGCTTACGTTATCCGCAGGGCTATCTGTGCTGCGCCCGCGGCGGCCAGCGCTCGCACATCGTACAGCAGTGGCTACATGAAGCTGGCATTGAGTACCCGCTGATCGTCGGCGGCTACAAGGCGCTGCGCCAGGTCGCCATCCAAATCATCGAAGAGCTGGTCCAACGGCCGATCGTGCTGATCGGCGGCTGTACCGGCAACGGCAAGACCCAGCTGGTCTGCTCCCGCCCCGACGGTATCGATCTTGAGGGGCTCGCCCACCATCGCGGCTCGTCGTTCGGCCGCACCTTGCGTGAACAGCATGCCCAGGCAACGTTTGAAAACCACCTGGCGGTGGCAATGTTGAAAAAAGCCGGGCAGCATCGTCGCTGGGTGCTGGAAGATGAAGGACATATGATAGGCGCCAACCACCTGCCGGAATGCCTGCGTGAGCGTATGGCGCAATCGCCGCTGGCGGTAGTCGAAGACCCATTTGAGATTCGCCTTGAGCGCCTGCGGGAAGAGTATTTTGACCGTATGCACCATGATTTTATTAATGCTTACGGTGAAGAGGAAGGCTGGCAGGCGTACAGTGAATATCTGCATCACGGCCTGTTCGCCATTCGCCGTCGCCTGGGGTTACAGCGTTTTGCCCGGCTTACCGCCCTGCTTGACGGGGCGCTGGCTGCGCAGCGGCGAGGTGCCGCTACCGATGCCCATTTTGCCTGGCTGGTCCCGCTGTTGCAAGAGTACTACGACCCGATGTATCGCTATCAGCTGAACAAAAAAGCGGAAAAAATTATCTTCCGCGGCAGCTGGAATGACGTCGCCTCATGGCTGGAGAAGTCATTCAACACCCTACCGCCCCGGCTTGCGGCGTCAACGCCTTAG
- the ybbP gene encoding putative ABC transporter permease subunit YbbP: MIARWFWREWRSPSLLIVWMALSLAVACVLALGSIGDRMEKGLSQQSREFMAGDRTLRSSREVPAEWIDEARRLGLTVGEQLSFATMTFAGDTPQLADVKAVDDSYPLYGQLETQPPGLKPQAGSVLLAPRLMALLNLKTGDTLDVGDATLRIAGEVVQEPDAGFNPFQMAPRLMMNTADVAKTGAVQPGSRVSWRYKFAGTPQQLADYEKWLLPKLGSEHRWIGLQQDDSALGKSLERSQQFLLLSALLTLLLAVAAVAVAMSHYCRSRYDLVAILKTLGAGRAQLRKLIVGQWLMLLALAAVAGGAMGAGLEQILLLMLKPVLPVALPPASGWPWLWAIGAMVVISLLVGLRPYRLLLATLPLRVLRRDVVANVWPLKVYIPLVSAVVVMLLAWLMGGSPLLWAVLAGAVVLALLCGVLGWGLLWLLKRLTLKALPLRLAVNRLLRQPWSTLSQLAAFSLSFMLLALLLVLRGDLLDRWQQQLPPESPNYFLINIAPEQVAAVKTFLAGHHVTATEFYPIVRARLTQINGQAAESNKDEALNRELNLTWRSERPDHNPLVAGSWPPKAGEVSIEEGLAQRLGIKPGDSVTFTGDTQEFSATVTSVRRVDWESLRPNFFFIFPPAALDGQPQSWLTSFRWDNGNTLLTQLNREFPTVSLLDIGAILRQVGQVLTQVSRALEVMVVLVTACGILLLLAQVQVGMRQRYQELVVWRTLGAGKSLLRTTLWAEFALLGVVSGIVAAIGAEVALAMLQTKVFDFPWAPDWRLWVMLPLCGALLLSLCGGWLGLRLLKGKALFRQFSQ, translated from the coding sequence ATGATTGCCCGCTGGTTCTGGCGCGAATGGCGCTCGCCCTCGCTGCTGATTGTCTGGATGGCGCTGAGCCTGGCGGTGGCCTGCGTGCTGGCGCTGGGGTCGATCGGCGACCGGATGGAAAAGGGACTCAGCCAGCAGAGCCGCGAATTTATGGCCGGGGATCGGACGCTGCGCAGCTCGCGCGAGGTGCCTGCGGAGTGGATTGACGAGGCGCGCAGGCTCGGGCTCACCGTCGGAGAGCAGCTGAGTTTCGCCACCATGACCTTTGCTGGCGATACGCCGCAGCTGGCGGATGTGAAGGCGGTCGACGATAGCTATCCGCTCTACGGTCAACTGGAGACGCAGCCGCCGGGCCTCAAACCCCAGGCCGGCAGCGTGCTGCTGGCACCGCGCCTGATGGCGCTGCTGAACTTAAAAACTGGCGATACCCTTGATGTCGGCGATGCCACGCTGCGCATTGCTGGCGAGGTGGTACAAGAGCCGGATGCCGGGTTCAACCCCTTCCAGATGGCTCCCCGGCTAATGATGAATACCGCCGACGTGGCGAAAACCGGCGCGGTACAGCCCGGCAGTCGCGTCTCGTGGCGCTATAAGTTCGCCGGAACCCCGCAGCAACTGGCGGACTATGAAAAGTGGCTCCTGCCAAAGCTGGGGTCTGAACATCGCTGGATCGGCCTGCAGCAGGACGACAGCGCCTTGGGCAAATCACTGGAGCGCTCGCAGCAGTTTTTACTGCTGTCCGCGCTGCTCACGCTGTTGCTGGCGGTTGCCGCAGTGGCGGTGGCGATGAGCCATTACTGCCGTAGCCGCTACGATCTGGTGGCGATCCTCAAAACCCTTGGTGCCGGACGCGCGCAGCTGCGTAAGCTTATTGTCGGCCAGTGGTTGATGCTACTGGCGCTGGCGGCGGTGGCTGGCGGCGCGATGGGGGCAGGGCTAGAGCAGATTTTATTGCTGATGCTGAAACCGGTGCTACCGGTGGCCTTACCGCCGGCCAGCGGCTGGCCGTGGCTGTGGGCGATCGGCGCGATGGTGGTGATTTCGCTGCTGGTGGGGTTACGACCTTATCGCCTGCTGCTGGCAACGCTGCCGCTGCGGGTTCTGCGTCGGGATGTCGTTGCCAACGTCTGGCCGCTAAAAGTCTATATTCCGCTGGTGTCTGCAGTGGTGGTGATGCTGCTGGCCTGGCTGATGGGCGGAAGTCCGCTGCTATGGGCGGTGCTGGCCGGTGCCGTGGTGCTGGCGCTGCTGTGCGGCGTGTTGGGCTGGGGGCTGCTGTGGCTGCTGAAGCGGTTGACGCTGAAAGCGCTACCGTTGCGTCTGGCGGTGAACCGTCTGCTGCGCCAGCCGTGGTCAACCCTGAGTCAACTGGCGGCGTTTTCGCTGTCGTTTATGCTGCTGGCGTTGCTGCTGGTGCTGCGCGGCGATCTGCTGGATCGCTGGCAGCAGCAGTTGCCGCCGGAAAGCCCCAATTACTTCTTGATCAACATTGCGCCGGAGCAGGTGGCGGCGGTGAAAACGTTCCTTGCCGGGCACCATGTTACGGCAACCGAGTTTTACCCGATTGTCCGCGCCCGCCTGACGCAAATTAACGGACAGGCGGCGGAGAGCAATAAAGACGAAGCGTTGAACCGGGAGCTGAATCTGACCTGGCGCAGCGAGCGGCCGGATCATAATCCGCTGGTGGCCGGTAGCTGGCCGCCTAAGGCCGGAGAAGTGTCCATCGAGGAGGGACTGGCGCAGCGGCTGGGAATCAAACCCGGCGATAGCGTGACCTTCACCGGCGATACGCAGGAATTCAGCGCGACGGTCACCAGCGTACGCAGGGTGGACTGGGAGAGCCTGCGGCCAAACTTCTTCTTTATCTTCCCGCCGGCTGCGCTTGACGGGCAGCCGCAGAGCTGGTTGACCAGCTTCCGCTGGGATAACGGCAATACGCTGTTGACGCAGCTTAACCGCGAGTTCCCCACCGTCAGCCTGCTGGATATTGGCGCGATTCTCCGCCAGGTGGGCCAGGTGTTGACGCAGGTCAGTCGGGCGCTGGAAGTGATGGTGGTGCTGGTGACCGCGTGTGGTATTTTACTGCTGCTGGCGCAGGTCCAGGTCGGTATGCGCCAGCGCTATCAGGAGCTGGTGGTCTGGCGCACGCTGGGGGCCGGCAAGTCGCTGCTGCGTACCACGCTGTGGGCGGAGTTTGCGCTGCTGGGCGTGGTCTCCGGCATCGTCGCGGCCATCGGCGCGGAGGTTGCGCTGGCGATGCTGCAAACCAAAGTGTTTGATTTTCCGTGGGCGCCGGACTGGCGACTGTGGGTGATGCTGCCGCTGTGCGGCGCGCTGCTGTTGTCATTATGCGGCGGCTGGCTGGGATTGCGTCTGTTAAAAGGCAAGGCGCTGTTTCGCCAGTTTAGTCAGTGA
- the cysS gene encoding cysteine--tRNA ligase, whose amino-acid sequence MLKIFNTLTRQKEEFKPIHAGEVGMYVCGITVYDLCHIGHGRTFVSFDVVARYLRFLGYKLKYVRNITDIDDKIIKRANENGESFVALVDRMIAEMHNDFDALNILRPDMEPRATHHIPEIIEITEQLIARGHAYVADNGDVMFSVPTDPNYGQLSRQDLDQLQAGARVDVVDVKRNPMDFVLWKMSKAGEPSWPSPWGNGRPGWHIECSAMNCKQLGNHFDIHGGGSDLMFPHHENEIAQSTCAHDGEYVNYWMHSGMVMVDREKMSKSLGNFFTVRDVLKYYDAETIRYFLMSGHYRSQLNYSEENLKQARSALERLYTALRGTEKSAEPAGGDAFEARFIEAMDDDFNTPEAYSVLFDMAREVNRLKTEDVAAANAMAAHMRKLSGVLGLLEQEPDVFLQSGAQADDGEVAEIEQLIQQRLDARKAKDWAAADAARDRLNEMGIVLEDGPQGTTWRRK is encoded by the coding sequence ATGTTAAAAATTTTTAATACCCTGACGCGCCAAAAAGAAGAGTTTAAACCTATCCATGCCGGGGAAGTAGGCATGTACGTGTGTGGAATTACCGTTTACGATCTCTGTCATATCGGCCATGGCCGTACTTTCGTCTCTTTTGACGTGGTCGCCCGCTACCTGCGTTTTCTCGGCTATAAGCTGAAATACGTCCGCAACATTACCGATATCGACGATAAAATCATTAAGCGTGCGAATGAGAACGGCGAAAGCTTTGTCGCGCTGGTCGATCGCATGATTGCCGAAATGCACAATGATTTCGATGCGCTGAATATTCTGCGTCCGGATATGGAGCCTCGCGCTACCCACCATATTCCCGAGATTATTGAAATCACCGAACAACTGATCGCGCGCGGTCATGCGTACGTGGCGGACAACGGGGATGTGATGTTCTCGGTACCGACCGATCCGAATTACGGGCAGCTGTCGCGCCAGGATCTCGACCAGTTGCAGGCCGGCGCGCGCGTTGATGTGGTTGACGTCAAGCGCAACCCGATGGATTTCGTGCTGTGGAAAATGTCGAAAGCGGGCGAGCCGAGCTGGCCGTCCCCGTGGGGTAACGGTCGTCCTGGCTGGCACATTGAATGTTCGGCGATGAACTGCAAACAGCTGGGCAACCATTTTGATATCCACGGCGGCGGATCGGATCTGATGTTCCCGCATCATGAAAACGAAATCGCCCAGTCTACCTGCGCCCACGATGGCGAGTATGTGAACTACTGGATGCACTCCGGGATGGTGATGGTTGACCGTGAGAAAATGTCAAAATCGCTGGGCAATTTTTTCACCGTGCGCGACGTACTGAAGTACTACGATGCGGAGACCATTCGCTACTTCCTGATGTCCGGCCACTATCGTAGCCAGCTGAACTACAGCGAAGAAAATCTCAAGCAGGCGCGTTCTGCGCTGGAGCGTCTGTATACCGCGCTGCGCGGAACCGAAAAATCGGCAGAGCCGGCCGGCGGCGACGCCTTCGAAGCGCGCTTTATTGAAGCGATGGATGACGATTTCAACACGCCGGAAGCCTATTCGGTGCTGTTCGATATGGCGCGTGAAGTGAACCGTCTGAAGACGGAAGATGTCGCTGCTGCTAACGCCATGGCCGCACATATGCGTAAGCTCTCCGGCGTGCTGGGGCTGCTGGAGCAGGAGCCGGATGTCTTCCTGCAAAGCGGCGCGCAGGCTGACGATGGCGAAGTTGCGGAAATCGAGCAGCTGATTCAGCAGCGTCTGGATGCGCGTAAAGCGAAAGACTGGGCCGCTGCGGATGCCGCGCGTGACCGTCTCAATGAGATGGGGATCGTGCTGGAGGACGGCCCGCAGGGAACCACCTGGCGCCGTAAGTAA
- the ppiB gene encoding peptidylprolyl isomerase B: protein MVTFHTNHGDIVIKTFDDKAPETVKNFLDYCREGFYNNTIFHRVINGFMIQGGGFESGMAQKATKSPIQNEANNGLKNTRGTLAMARTQAPHSATAQFFINVVDNDFLNFSGENLQGWGYCVFAEVVEGLDVVDKIKAVATGRSGMHQDVPKEDVVITSVTVSE, encoded by the coding sequence ATGGTTACTTTCCACACTAATCATGGCGATATCGTCATCAAAACCTTTGACGACAAAGCGCCGGAAACAGTTAAAAACTTCCTGGATTACTGCCGCGAAGGTTTCTACAACAACACCATTTTCCACCGTGTTATCAACGGTTTTATGATCCAGGGCGGCGGCTTTGAGTCGGGCATGGCGCAGAAAGCCACCAAATCCCCGATCCAGAACGAAGCTAACAACGGTCTGAAAAACACCCGCGGTACTCTGGCCATGGCCCGTACTCAGGCGCCTCACTCCGCCACCGCGCAGTTCTTTATTAACGTTGTCGATAACGACTTCCTGAACTTCTCTGGTGAAAACCTGCAGGGCTGGGGCTACTGCGTATTTGCCGAAGTGGTTGAAGGTTTAGACGTGGTCGACAAAATCAAAGCGGTGGCTACCGGCCGCAGCGGCATGCATCAGGATGTGCCGAAAGAAGATGTTGTGATCACAAGCGTCACCGTCAGCGAGTAA
- a CDS encoding monooxygenase, translating into MSKKLLQLHFAFNGPFGSEMSRQLGELAESINQEPGFIWKVWTESEKNHEAGGIYLFEDEDTALAYLKKHTARLKSLGVDDVICKVFDVNEPLTALNLGHLQ; encoded by the coding sequence ATGTCGAAAAAACTACTGCAGTTGCACTTTGCCTTTAACGGCCCCTTCGGCAGCGAGATGTCCCGCCAGCTCGGGGAGCTGGCCGAGTCCATCAATCAGGAGCCAGGGTTTATCTGGAAGGTATGGACTGAAAGCGAAAAGAACCACGAGGCGGGCGGGATCTACCTTTTCGAAGATGAAGACACCGCCCTCGCTTACCTCAAGAAGCATACCGCGCGCCTGAAATCACTCGGCGTGGATGACGTTATCTGCAAAGTTTTCGACGTCAATGAACCGCTCACTGCGCTGAACCTTGGTCATCTGCAATAG